Proteins co-encoded in one Amaranthus tricolor cultivar Red isolate AtriRed21 chromosome 7, ASM2621246v1, whole genome shotgun sequence genomic window:
- the LOC130818477 gene encoding uncharacterized protein LOC130818477, producing MSLPGCLGSEIRSESIIIEEQRAEPKSTQVKEADKQRTEVQSHVLRRDTRRYEVIGNFAFSEKKINQEIRYRLYFVSIGNHRFLKSDSIVIACELIAFTYKFENFALSFKIVGLNNLILENCSVKLGFIHHCIRCCFWKLVVGKVSCKIVAGDYLNCAFVLVSGKLVKIFLQVLVVSCLTIILFVSVLENMDMDEKLETLTNLVQQLALTVANNMGNQGERPQQLLQNNRSSEDKTLKIDLPSFDGQSPDPEVYLDWEANMERYFDFKETPLEQQFKLAKIKLTKLAAIWLEGVQKQRRREDRERINTWEKLRKHLRRKYVPRNYRQQLYMKWGTLRQDNRTVSDYIQEWERLSVVCDTNETEEMKVGKFIGGLREDLRKKLELIPKLTFSLACSNALTLEKYSKKKSSMGSTYNRPVRNYNPKNITTPTPTVTQTNAPDRIPPMTNTTKDKNPRDLKGIVCFKCHGHGHIKSECPNARAFTVQEWAEIKEVGRPRAMMVSRNGREELVWPSTSEKDPDGTYCVNDEGVLETFEGTEDSEEEGDREEVYPEPDMQNLLIRRNFHATPKTKPNDQRENIFQTKCKIKNKVCDLIIDEGSETNCVSKDLVQTLGLETKPHPHPYKLKWLDSKASGFVKKRCLIQFAIGSFEDKVLCYVLDMTACHVLLGRPWQHDRRTLHDGYTNVYTLRHEGKIKDLMPLPPHRTVPPQQPIGSGFALASQKTVGTSLPQRPVGNVSLINRKVSIKEVRREGLAFLLFSKEVTQESSQPDPRITNLLDQFADVFPIELPVGLPPLRGIEHQIDLMPGAALPNKLAYKTSPEETKELQRQIQELMDRGYVRESMSPCAVPTLLVPKKDGTWRMCVDSRSMNNITVKYRFPIPRIDDMLDELSGSQWFSKINLRSGYHQIRMREGDEWKTAFKTKYGLYEWMVMPFGLTGAPSTFMRLMNEVLRPFLGRFIVVYLDDILVYSRSVEEHLDHLEQLFKTLRKQRLFGKLEKCSFLLTEVYFLGFIVGRQGVQVDPTKIEAIKTWLVPTSITQVRSFHGLASFYRRFIKNFSTIMTPITDCTKGNTFKWTTKAQLAFENIKEAMCNPPILRLPDFSKPFEVECDASNTGIEAVLIQEGRPVAYFSEKLNKSRINYSAYDKEFYAMVRALEHWSHYLKGQPFVLHSDHESLKHISGQNKLSAKHARWVEFMQSFNFVAKYKTGKTNTVADALSRRAHLLAILDAKVLGFEIIKEQYQTDPDFSTLYQQCSQQPQGSFSIQQGFLFKGNRLCIPRTSLRIALVRKIHEGSLAGHFGTQKTLDMLAKHFYWPKMLGTVSKIILRCEPCIKAKITFHKGEYKPLPIAQRPREHVSMDFIIALPRTQRGKDAVMVVVDRFSKMSHFIACNKVNDANQIAKLYFAEIVRLHGVPRTIVSDRDSKFLSSFWSTLWRLLNTKLLYSTSHHPQTDGQTEVTNKTLGSILRTLVKKNLRDWDLKLCHAEFAYNMSPSWATKISPFECVYGMNPIIPISLIDLPSHYRPHGDAKQHAEDMITIHKQTKKNIEEATAKYQQKVNTSTSASQKFQVGDWVWIHLRKERFPRQRKNKLMPRVDGPFQITDKYGDNAFKVDLPDRYGVSPIFNIGDLQPYYDNSELGTIRAEEGENETSTPSTYDQRKGNTGNSIEEQRAEPKSTQVKEADKQRTEVQECNQSKSIMTKEQHILVSHKTHPAPLNQGGTGKSLRLVQSESEINKTLR from the exons atgtcattgccaggttgtttaggatcCGAGAtcagaagcgaaagcataat TATAGAGGAACAGCGTGCTGAACCTAAATCAACCCAAGTTAAGGAAGCTGATAAACAAAGAACGGAGGTACAG agccatgttCTGAGGAGGGACACAAGGAGATACGAGGTAATAGGTAACTTTGCGTTTTCTGAGAAGAAGATTAATCAGGAAATCAGGTATCGTTTGTATTTTGTTTCAATTGGAAATCACAG ATTCCTGAAATCTGATTCTATTGTCATTGCATGC GAGTTAATCGCCTTCACTTACAAATTTGAAAACTTTGCGTTGTCTTTTAAAATTGTTGGTTTAAATAATCTGATTCTTGAAAACTGTTCggtgaaattagggtttatacatCATTGCATTCGTTGTTGTTTTTGGAAATTGGTTGTTGGGAAAGTTTCTTGCAAGATTGTGGCTGGTGATTATTTGAATTGTGCTTTTGTTTTGGTTTCTGGAAAACTTGTGAAGATCTTCTTGCAGGTTCTGGTTGTTAGTTGTCTTACCATTATTTTGTTTGTGAGTGTCTTGGAAAATATGGACATGGATGAGAAACTAGAAACCCTTACCAATTTAGTCCAGCAACTAGCCTTGACTGTAGCCAATAATATGGGGAATCAAGGGGAAAGACCACAACAGCTTCTGCAAAATAATAGGAGCAGTGAGGACAAGACCTTGAAGATTGACTTACCTAGTTTTGATGGACAATCTCCAGACCCAGAGGTGTATCTAGATTGGGAAGCCAATATGGAAAGATATTTTGACTTCAAGGAAACCCCACTTGAACAGCAATTTAAGCTAGCTAAGATCAAACTGACCAAGCTTGCTGCAATATGGCTAGAAGGAGTGCAAAAGCAAAGAAGGAGGGAGGATAGAGAAAGAATCAATACATGGGAAAAATTAAGAAAGCACTTGAGAAGGAAGTATGTCCCACGCAATTATAGACAACAATTGTATATGAAATGGGGGACATTGAGGCAAGATAATAGAACTGTGTCAGATTATATTCAAGAATGGGAACGACTGTCTGTTGTTTGTGACACCAATGAAACTGAGGAGATGAAGGTTGGAAAATTCATAGGAGGACTAAGGGAAGATCTGAGGAAAAAGTTGGAGTTGATTCCAAAACTTACCTTTAGCTTGGCTTGTAGTAATGCTCTCACcttagaaaaatattctaagaagAAATCAAGCATGGGCAGCACCTACAATAGACCAGTGAGGAATTATAACCCAAAGAATATTACTACACCAACACCCACTGTGACTCAGACCAATGCACCAGATAGGATCCCACCAATGACCAATACCACTAAGGATAAAAATCCCAGGGACTTGAAGGGGATTGTTtgttttaaatgtcatggaCATGGTCACATTAAGAGTGAGTGCCCCAATGCTAGAGCCTTCACTGTGCAAGAATGGGCAGAGATTAAGGAAGTAGGTAGACCTAGGGCCATGATGGTTAGCAGAAATGGTAGGGAGGAGTTAGTTTGGCCTTCAACATCTGAGAAAGACCCTGATGGTACATACTGTGTAAATGATGAAGGAGTCTTAGAGACTTTTGAGGGAACTGAGGACAGTGAAGAAGAAGGGGACAGAGAGGAAGTGTATCCTGAACCGGATATGCAAAATTTGTTGATTAGAAGAAACTTTCATGCTACCCCAAAGACCAAACCAAATGATCAAAGAGAAAACATCTTCCAAACCAAATGCAAAATTAAGAACAAGGTGTGTGATCTGATCATAGATGAGGGGAGTGAAACTAACTGTGTCAGCAAGGATTTAGTTCAGACCTTAGGCTTAGAAACTAAACCACACCCACATCCCTATAAACTAAAATGGTTGGATAGCAAGGCAAGTGGTTTTGTTAAGAAGAGGTGTTTGATTCAGTTTGCTATAGGATCATTTGAGGACAAGGTGCTTTGTTATGTGTTAGACATGACTGCCTGTCATGTGCTCTTAGGTAGACCATGGCAGCATGACCGAAGGACTTTACATGATGGCTATACTAATGTTTATACCTTGAGACATGAGGGAAAAATTAAGGACCTTATGCCCTTGCCACCCCACAGGACTGTACCTCCACAGCAACCAATAGGCAGTGGCTTCGCCTTAGCTTCACAGAAGACAGTAGGCACTTCACTTCCACAGAGACCTGTAGGTAATGTGTCGTTGATAAATAGAAAGGTGAGTATTAAGGAGGTCAGGAGAGAAGGACTAGCATTTCTTTTGTTCAGCAAGGAAGTAACACAAGAAAGTAGTCAACCAGACCCCAGGATCACTAACTTGTTGGACCAATTTGCTGATGTTTTTCCTATAGAATTACCAGTAGGGTTACCTCCATTAAGGGGTATTGAGCATCAAATAGATCTTATGCCAGGAGCAGCACTACCCAATAAGCTTGCATATAAAACTAGCCCTGAGGAGACcaaggagttgcaaagacaaaTACAGGAGCTTATGGACAGAGGGTATGTTAGAGAAAGCATGAGTCCATGTGCTGTTCCCACCTTACTTGTTCCTAAAAAGGATGGAACATGGCGAATGTGTGTTGATAGCAGGAGCATGAACAACATTACTGTTAAATATAGGTTTCCCATACCCCGAATAGATGATATGTTGGATGAATTGTCAGGATCTCAATGGTTTAGTAAGATAAACTTGAGAAGTGGGTATCATCAAATCAGGATGAGAGAAGGCGACGAATGGAAGACCGCATTTAAAACCAAATATGGCTTGTATGAGTGGATGGTTATGCCATTTGGGCTAACTGGAGCCCCAAGTACCttcatgagattaatgaatgagGTCCTAAGACCATTTTTAGGAAGGTTTATAGTGGTGTATCTTGATGACATACTAGTATACAGTAGGAGTGTAGAGGAACACCTTGACCATTTGGAACAGTTGTTCAAGACCCTTAGGAAACAGAGACTATTTGGGAAACTAGAGAAGTGTTCCTTCTTATTAACTGAGGTTTATTTCTTGGGATTTATAGTAGGGAGACAGGGAGTGCAGGTAGACCCTACAAAGATAGAAGCCATTAAGACTTGGCTAGTACCCACTAGTATCACTCAGGTAAGGTCTTTTCATGGCCTAGCCTCTTTTTACAGGAGATTCATTAAGAATTTTAGCACCATTATGACACCAATCACAGACTGCACTAAGGGGAACACTTTCAAATGGACCACAAAAGCACAATTAGCTTTTGAGAATATTAAGGAAGCCATGTGTAACCCTCCTATTTTGAGACTACCTGATTTCAGTAAACCATTTGAGGTAGAATGCGATGCCAGCAACACAGGAATAGAAGCTGTCTTAATCCAAGAAGGTAGACCTGTAGCATACTTTAGTGAAAAGCTAAATAAAAGTAGGATAAATTACTCAGCCTATGATAAGGAATTCTATGCCATGGTTAGAGCTCTAGAGCACTGGTCCCATTACCTTAAGGGACAGCCCTTTGTCCTGCATTCAGACCATGAGTCCCTTAAACATATCAGTGGGCAAAACAAACTTAGTGCCAAACATGCTAGGTGGGTTGAGTTTATGCAAAGCTTTAACTTTGTTGCTAAGTATAAGACTGGGAAAACTAACACTGTGGCAGATGCTCTAAGTAGGAGAGCACACTTATTAGCTATCTTGGATGCCAAGGTATTAggttttgaaataattaaggAACAGTACCAAACTGATCCAGACTTCAGTACCCTTTACCAACAGTGCAGCCAACAACCACAGGGCTCATTTAGTATCCAGCAGGGATTTCTCTTCAAAGGGAACAGGCTATGTATTCCTCGAACATCTTTAAGAATAGCCTTAGTAAGAAAGATACATGAGGGAAGCTTAGCAGGACACTTTGGTACACAGAAAACCTTGGACATGTTAGCCAAGCACTTTTATTGGCCAAAAATGTTGGGCACAGTAAGCAAGATCATTTTAAGATGTGAGCCTTGTATCAAGGCAAAAATAACATTCCATAAAGGAGAATACAAACCCCTACCAATTGCACAAAGACCAAGGGAACATGTAAGTATGGACTTTATAATTGCCCTACCTAGAACACAGAGGGGCAAAGATGCAGTCATGGTTGTGGTAGATAGATTCTCTAAAATGAGCCATTTCATAGCATGTAATAAGGTGAATGATGCTAACCAAATAGCCAAGCTTTACTTTGCAGAAATTGTACGGCTGCATGGGGTCCCTAGAACGATAGTATCAGACAGGGATAGCAAATTTTTAAGCTCTTTCTGGAGCACCCTGTGGAGACTGCTCAACACCAAGCTTTTGTACAGCACCTCTCATCACCCACAAACTGATGGGCAAACAGAGGTGACCAACAAAACATTAGGGTCAATCCTTAGGACTTTGGTAAAGAAAAATCTAAGAGATTGGGACCTTAAGCTGTGTCATGCAGAGTTCGCCTATAATATGAGTCCAAGCTGGGCAACTAAGATATCACCTTTTGAATGCGTATATGGAATGAATCCTATAATACCTATCTCACTAATTGATCTTCCTTCACATTACAGACCACATGGGGATGCTAAGCAGCATGCTGAGGACATGATAACCATCCATAAGCAAACCAAGAAAAATATTGAGGAAGCTACTGCTAAGTACCAGCAAAAAGTTAATACAAGCACTTCAGCTTCACAAAAGTTCCAGGTTGGAGACTGGGTATGGATTCACCTGAGGAAGGAACGATTTCCAAGGCAGaggaaaaacaaattaatgccaAGAGTTGATGGACCATTCCAAATTACTGACAAATATGGGGATAATGCGTTTAAAGTAGACCTGCCTGATCGATATGGAGTCTCCCCCATATTCAACATAGGGGATTTACAGCCATACTATGATAACTCTGAATTGGGGACAATTCGAGCTGAAGAAGGAGAGAATGAAACAAGTACACCTTCTACATATGACCAGCGTAAGGGTAATACTGGGAACAGTATAGAGGAACAGCGTGCTGAACCTAAATCAACCCAAGTTAAGGAAGCTGATAAACAAAGAACGGAGGTACAG GAGTGTAATCAGAGTAAAAGTATAATGACAAAAGAGCAGCACATCCTGGTTTCACACAAAACACATCCTGCGCCATTGAACCAAGGTGGTACTGGTAAATCCTTAAGGCTAGTGCAAAGCGAATCAGAAATTAACAAAACTCTTCGCTAA